A part of Streptococcus porcinus genomic DNA contains:
- the deoC gene encoding deoxyribose-phosphate aldolase, whose product MKINKYIDHTLLKADSVKEQLNQLLLEAKEYDFASVCVNPSWVSYCAQSLRGSDVKVCTVVGFPLGATTSETKAFETKNAIENGADEIDMVINIGRMKQGDYDYVENDIRAVVEASGDKLVKVIIEACLLTDDEKVKACTLAINAGADFVKTSTGFSTGGATVSDVKLMRQTVGPKVGVKAAGGARSLEDALAFIEAGATRIGTSAGVKIINGETSNGGY is encoded by the coding sequence ATGAAAATAAATAAATATATTGACCACACTTTGTTGAAAGCAGATAGTGTGAAGGAACAATTGAATCAATTATTATTAGAAGCAAAAGAATATGATTTTGCTAGCGTTTGTGTTAATCCATCTTGGGTATCTTATTGTGCGCAATCTTTAAGAGGTTCTGATGTTAAAGTTTGTACGGTAGTTGGTTTTCCTCTTGGAGCAACTACATCAGAAACAAAGGCTTTTGAAACTAAAAATGCAATTGAAAATGGCGCAGATGAAATTGATATGGTCATCAATATTGGTCGTATGAAACAAGGTGATTATGACTACGTAGAGAATGACATTCGAGCAGTAGTGGAAGCAAGTGGAGACAAACTTGTGAAGGTCATTATTGAAGCATGTTTATTAACTGATGATGAAAAAGTTAAAGCTTGTACTTTGGCTATCAATGCTGGAGCTGACTTTGTTAAAACGTCAACAGGATTTTCAACAGGTGGTGCTACTGTATCAGATGTTAAATTGATGCGTCAAACTGTTGGTCCTAAGGTTGGTGTAAAAGCTGCTGGTGGTGCTCGCTCATTGGAAGATGCATTAGCTTTTATTGAAGCTGGAGCTACTAGAATAGGGACCTCTGCCGGTGTGAAAATTATCAATGGGGAGACATCTAATGGTGGCTACTAA
- a CDS encoding ABC transporter ATP-binding protein translates to MTQHVIEMKEITKKFGDFVANDHINLTVKKGEIHALLGENGAGKSTLMNMLAGLLEPTEGEILINGKPVQIDSPSKSSRLGIGMVHQHFMLVEAFTVAENIILGNETVKNGRLDLKKASKEIRDLSTKYGLSVDPDAKVADISVGAQQRVEILKTLYRGADILIFDEPTAVLTPSEIQELMIIMKNLVKEGKSIVLITHKLDEIRAVADRVTVIRRGKSIETANVLGVSSKELAEMMVGRSVSFTTAKKPSEPKEVVLSIKDLFVDENRGVPAVKGLSLDVRAGEIIGIAGIDGNGQSELIQAITGLRKVKSGTITIKGQDVTQYSSRKITELSVGHVPEDRHRDGLILDLSLAENTALQTYYKEPLSKNGILNYAKINDYARQLMSEFDVRGASELVPARGFSGGNQQKAIIAREVDRNPDLLIVSQPTRGLDVGAIEYIHKRLIEERDKGKAVLVVSFELDEILNLSDRIAVIHDGKIQGIVMPETTNKQELGILMAGGSIDKEEENV, encoded by the coding sequence ATGACTCAACATGTCATTGAAATGAAAGAGATTACAAAAAAATTTGGTGATTTTGTCGCAAATGATCATATTAATTTGACCGTCAAAAAAGGGGAAATTCATGCCTTATTAGGAGAAAATGGAGCTGGTAAGTCTACTTTGATGAACATGCTAGCCGGCCTGCTTGAACCAACAGAAGGTGAAATTTTGATTAATGGTAAACCAGTTCAAATTGACTCCCCTTCTAAGTCTTCTCGTTTAGGAATTGGTATGGTGCATCAACATTTTATGTTGGTTGAAGCATTTACAGTTGCTGAAAATATTATTTTAGGAAATGAAACAGTTAAAAATGGTCGTTTAGATTTAAAGAAAGCAAGTAAAGAAATCCGAGATTTATCTACAAAGTATGGCCTATCTGTCGATCCTGATGCAAAAGTCGCTGACATATCGGTAGGAGCTCAACAACGTGTTGAGATTTTAAAGACTCTTTACCGTGGTGCTGATATATTAATTTTTGATGAACCGACTGCTGTTTTAACCCCTTCTGAAATCCAAGAATTAATGATTATTATGAAAAACTTGGTTAAAGAAGGAAAGTCTATCGTCCTTATCACACATAAATTAGATGAAATCCGCGCCGTTGCTGATCGCGTAACCGTTATTCGTAGAGGAAAATCAATTGAGACAGCAAACGTTTTAGGGGTTAGCTCAAAAGAATTAGCAGAAATGATGGTGGGACGATCTGTTTCTTTTACAACTGCTAAAAAACCTTCAGAACCAAAAGAAGTAGTTTTATCAATTAAAGACTTATTTGTTGATGAAAATCGTGGTGTCCCTGCTGTTAAAGGGCTTTCACTAGATGTTAGAGCTGGTGAAATTATTGGTATCGCTGGTATTGATGGTAATGGTCAAAGTGAATTAATTCAAGCTATTACTGGTTTACGTAAAGTGAAATCTGGCACGATTACTATAAAAGGTCAAGATGTAACGCAATATTCTTCGCGTAAAATTACTGAGTTATCTGTTGGCCATGTTCCAGAAGATAGGCACCGTGATGGCTTAATTTTAGATCTTTCTTTAGCAGAAAATACAGCTTTACAGACCTACTATAAAGAACCTTTAAGTAAAAATGGTATTTTAAATTATGCTAAAATCAATGATTATGCTCGCCAATTGATGTCTGAATTTGACGTACGGGGTGCTAGTGAACTAGTTCCGGCTAGAGGTTTCTCTGGAGGAAATCAGCAAAAAGCTATTATTGCCCGTGAAGTTGACCGCAATCCTGATTTACTGATTGTTAGTCAGCCAACCCGCGGTCTTGATGTTGGTGCGATTGAGTATATCCATAAACGTCTAATCGAAGAACGTGATAAAGGAAAAGCTGTCTTAGTAGTTAGCTTTGAACTTGATGAAATTTTGAATTTATCTGATCGAATTGCTGTTATCCATGATGGAAAAATCCAAGGCATTGTTATGCCAGAAACGACTAATAAACAGGAGTTAGGAATTCTTATGGCTGGTGGTTCAATTGATAAGGAGGAAGAAAATGTCTAA
- a CDS encoding BMP family lipoprotein, which produces MNKKFIGLGLASVALVSLAACGHRGPSKSDSKNAKTDLKVAIVTDTGGVDDKSFNQSAWEGLQSWGKEMGLKKGAGFNYFQSNSESEYATNLDTAVSDGYKVVYGIGFALKDAIAKAAADNKETNYVIIDDVIEGKDNVASVTFADNEAAYLAGIAAAKTTKTKVVGFIGGMKGTVITRFEKGFQEGVKSVDSSIKVKVDYAGSFGDAAKGKTIAAAQYASGADIIYQAAGGTGAGVFNEAKARNEKKTDADKVWVIGVDRDQKDEGNYTSKDGKKSNFVLASSIKKVGKSVQLINKLVVDKKFPGGKTTVYGLKDGGVDIATTNLSDDTIKAIKEAKEKIVSGDINVPDK; this is translated from the coding sequence ATGAACAAGAAATTTATCGGTCTTGGTTTAGCTTCTGTAGCTTTAGTAAGTTTAGCTGCATGTGGGCATCGCGGTCCTTCAAAATCTGATAGCAAAAATGCTAAAACAGATTTAAAAGTGGCAATTGTTACTGACACTGGTGGTGTTGATGATAAATCTTTCAACCAATCAGCTTGGGAAGGTTTACAATCTTGGGGTAAAGAAATGGGGCTTAAAAAAGGAGCTGGTTTCAATTACTTCCAATCAAATAGTGAATCTGAATATGCAACAAACCTAGATACAGCCGTATCTGATGGTTATAAGGTTGTTTATGGGATTGGTTTTGCTCTTAAAGATGCTATTGCTAAAGCAGCAGCAGATAACAAAGAAACTAATTATGTTATCATCGATGACGTTATTGAAGGTAAAGATAATGTCGCTAGCGTAACATTTGCTGATAATGAAGCTGCTTACCTTGCTGGTATTGCAGCAGCTAAAACAACTAAAACAAAAGTGGTAGGTTTCATCGGTGGAATGAAGGGTACAGTTATTACCCGCTTCGAAAAAGGTTTCCAAGAAGGTGTTAAATCTGTTGATAGCTCAATCAAAGTTAAAGTAGATTATGCTGGATCATTTGGTGATGCTGCAAAAGGTAAAACAATCGCTGCAGCACAGTATGCTAGTGGTGCAGATATTATTTATCAAGCTGCTGGTGGAACTGGTGCAGGTGTCTTCAATGAAGCAAAAGCTCGTAATGAGAAAAAGACAGATGCTGATAAAGTTTGGGTTATCGGTGTTGACCGTGATCAAAAAGATGAAGGAAACTATACATCTAAAGATGGTAAAAAATCAAACTTCGTGCTTGCGTCTTCAATCAAAAAAGTTGGTAAATCAGTTCAACTCATTAATAAGCTTGTTGTTGATAAAAAATTCCCTGGTGGTAAAACAACAGTTTATGGTTTAAAAGATGGTGGTGTTGATATTGCGACAACTAATCTTTCAGATGATACCATAAAAGCAATTAAAGAAGCTAAAGAAAAAATTGTTTCTGGCGATATTAACGTTCCAGATAAATAA
- a CDS encoding ABC transporter permease, whose protein sequence is MSLVTILSLLISSMLIYATPLIFTSIGGTFSERSGVVNVGLEGIMVMGAFSGIVFNLEFVDTFGKATPWIAVLVGGLVGLIFSLLHAVATINFRADHIVSGTVLNLLAPSLAVFLVKVFYGKGQTDNIQASFGKFDFPILSDIPIIGHIFFKDTTLVGYLAVGFSFLAWFILYKTRFGLRLRSVGEHPQAADTLGINVYLMKYYGVMISGFLGGIGGAVYAQSISVNFAVTTILGPGFISLAAMIFGKWNPVGAMLSSLFFGLSQSLAVIGAQLPLLEKIPTVYLEIAPYLFTIIILAAFFGQAVAPKADGVNYIKSK, encoded by the coding sequence ATGTCATTAGTTACAATTCTTTCATTGTTAATATCTTCAATGTTGATTTATGCTACCCCTCTTATTTTCACAAGTATTGGAGGTACTTTCTCAGAAAGATCTGGTGTTGTTAATGTCGGGTTAGAAGGGATTATGGTAATGGGAGCATTTTCAGGTATTGTATTCAACTTAGAATTTGTTGATACATTTGGAAAAGCAACCCCCTGGATTGCCGTTTTAGTTGGAGGTTTAGTAGGTCTAATCTTCTCATTACTTCATGCTGTAGCTACCATTAATTTTAGGGCAGATCACATTGTTTCTGGTACAGTTTTAAACCTATTAGCTCCTTCCCTAGCAGTTTTTCTAGTAAAAGTCTTCTACGGAAAAGGTCAAACTGATAATATTCAAGCATCTTTTGGTAAATTTGACTTTCCTATTTTAAGTGATATTCCTATCATTGGTCATATTTTCTTTAAGGATACAACCTTAGTCGGCTATTTAGCTGTTGGTTTTTCTTTCCTTGCTTGGTTTATTCTTTATAAAACACGCTTTGGTCTACGCTTGCGTTCAGTAGGTGAACATCCTCAGGCAGCCGACACGCTAGGAATAAATGTTTACTTAATGAAATATTATGGTGTTATGATTTCTGGCTTCCTTGGTGGTATCGGAGGGGCAGTATATGCACAATCCATTTCAGTTAACTTTGCCGTAACGACAATTTTAGGTCCTGGATTTATTTCACTTGCTGCAATGATTTTTGGTAAGTGGAATCCAGTAGGAGCAATGCTATCGAGTTTGTTCTTTGGTTTGTCTCAAAGTTTAGCTGTCATAGGTGCCCAACTACCTTTATTGGAAAAAATTCCGACAGTATATTTAGAGATAGCTCCTTATCTCTTTACTATCATCATTCTTGCCGCTTTCTTTGGACAAGCAGTAGCACCTAAAGCAGATGGTGTTAACTATATAAAATCTAAATAA
- a CDS encoding ABC transporter permease has translation MSKKAQKIAVPVISVLLGFVLGAIIMFIFGYDPIWGYEGLFNIAFGSVKNIGEILRAMGPLILIALGFTVASRAGFFNIGLSGQALAGWISSTWFALSHPDMSRPLLIVLTVIIGMVAGGIAGAIPGILRAFLGTSEVIVTIMMNYIILYTGNAVIQNGFAKNIKQSIDSSVQVSHNASYQTPWLSELTNNSRLNIGIFFALIAIFIIWFLLNKTTLGFEIRSVGLNPHASEYAGMSAKRTIILSMIISGALAGLGGVVEGLGTFENVFVQSSSLAIGFDGMAVSLLAANNPLGIFFSAFLFGVLNVGAPGMNVAGIPPELVKIVTASIIFFVGAHYLIERYMIRTKKTTVKGGK, from the coding sequence ATGTCTAAAAAGGCACAAAAAATTGCAGTTCCTGTCATTTCCGTCTTATTAGGTTTTGTACTTGGCGCAATCATTATGTTTATCTTTGGATATGACCCAATATGGGGTTACGAAGGCTTATTTAATATCGCTTTTGGTAGTGTGAAAAATATAGGTGAGATTTTAAGAGCGATGGGGCCACTGATTCTTATCGCCCTTGGATTTACTGTTGCAAGTCGAGCTGGTTTTTTTAATATTGGTCTTTCTGGACAAGCTTTGGCAGGATGGATTTCTTCCACTTGGTTTGCCCTTTCACATCCAGACATGTCTCGTCCGTTACTGATTGTATTAACAGTAATAATTGGGATGGTAGCAGGGGGAATTGCTGGAGCAATACCTGGTATTTTACGTGCCTTCCTAGGAACCAGCGAAGTTATTGTAACCATTATGATGAACTATATTATTTTGTATACTGGTAACGCTGTTATTCAAAATGGCTTCGCAAAAAATATTAAACAAAGTATTGATTCCTCTGTTCAAGTTAGCCATAATGCTAGTTATCAAACGCCATGGTTATCCGAATTAACAAATAATTCAAGACTTAATATTGGTATTTTCTTTGCTCTAATAGCTATCTTTATCATCTGGTTCTTACTAAATAAAACAACCTTAGGATTTGAAATTCGCTCAGTTGGTCTAAATCCTCATGCCAGTGAGTATGCTGGTATGTCTGCCAAAAGAACTATCATTCTTTCAATGATTATTTCAGGTGCACTAGCTGGCCTAGGTGGTGTTGTTGAAGGACTGGGGACGTTTGAAAATGTCTTTGTTCAATCTAGTTCTTTAGCTATTGGTTTTGATGGTATGGCAGTAAGTCTTCTTGCAGCTAATAATCCACTTGGTATCTTTTTCTCAGCTTTCCTTTTTGGTGTTTTAAATGTTGGTGCACCTGGTATGAATGTTGCTGGAATTCCTCCAGAACTGGTCAAAATTGTGACAGCCTCAATTATTTTCTTTGTGGGGGCGCATTACTTAATTGAACGTTATATGATTAGAACTAAAAAAACAACTGTGAAAGGTGGTAAATAA
- a CDS encoding phospho-sugar mutase, with protein sequence MTYTENFEKWLNVPNLPDYLHDELMQMDEKTKEDAFYTNLEFGTAGMRGIIGAGTNRINVIVVRQATEGLAKLLESKGQEAKNRGVAIAYDSRHFSPEFAFESAQVLAAHGIKSYVFESLRPTPELSFAVRHLNAFAGIMITASHNPAPFNGYKVYGADGGQMPPADADALTEFIRSIENPFSIALADLDNSKAKGLIEVIGEAVDTEYLKEVKKVNINHELIKEFGKDMKIVYTPLHGTGEMLTRRALEQAGFESVEVVESQAKPDPDFSTVASPNPESQAAFALAEELGRQVNADVLVATDPDADRLGVEIRQADGSYRNLSGNQIGAIIAKYILEAHKQAGTLPENPALAKSIVSTELVTKIAESYGATMFSVLTGFKFIAEKIQEFEEKHNYTYMFGFEESFGYLIRPFVRDKDAIQAVLIVAEIAAYYRSIGLTLADGIDEIYKEYGYFAEKTISVTLSGVDGAAEIKKIMDKFRNNAPSQFNTTNIVQTEDFQEQTSTTKGGIKKLTTPPSNVLKYTLADDSWIAVRPSGTEPKIKFYIATVGATLSDAEIKIKNIEAEINSFVKD encoded by the coding sequence ATGACCTATACAGAAAACTTTGAAAAGTGGCTAAATGTCCCTAATCTGCCAGATTATTTACATGATGAATTAATGCAGATGGACGAAAAAACCAAAGAAGATGCCTTCTATACTAATCTCGAGTTCGGAACTGCGGGCATGCGTGGCATTATCGGAGCAGGTACAAATCGTATCAATGTTATCGTTGTTCGGCAAGCAACTGAGGGTTTAGCAAAATTATTAGAGTCTAAAGGACAGGAAGCCAAAAATCGTGGTGTAGCTATTGCTTACGACTCTCGACACTTTTCACCTGAGTTCGCTTTTGAGTCTGCTCAAGTTTTAGCAGCACACGGAATCAAATCATATGTTTTTGAGAGCCTTAGACCAACACCCGAGCTCTCATTTGCTGTTCGACACTTAAATGCTTTCGCTGGCATCATGATAACAGCCAGCCATAACCCTGCCCCTTTTAACGGATACAAAGTATACGGTGCTGATGGAGGGCAAATGCCTCCTGCCGATGCTGATGCCTTAACAGAATTTATTCGTTCCATTGAAAATCCTTTCTCAATCGCATTAGCTGACTTAGATAATTCAAAAGCAAAGGGATTAATTGAGGTTATTGGTGAAGCGGTTGACACCGAGTATCTTAAAGAAGTTAAAAAGGTTAACATTAATCATGAACTTATCAAGGAATTTGGTAAGGATATGAAAATTGTCTATACACCGCTACATGGGACTGGAGAAATGTTAACTCGTCGCGCCTTAGAGCAGGCAGGATTTGAGTCTGTTGAAGTTGTTGAATCACAAGCTAAACCAGATCCTGATTTTTCAACAGTTGCATCACCTAATCCTGAGAGTCAGGCAGCCTTCGCCCTCGCTGAGGAACTTGGTCGTCAAGTTAACGCTGATGTTCTTGTTGCTACCGATCCTGATGCCGACCGACTAGGTGTTGAAATTCGTCAAGCTGACGGTTCATATCGGAACTTATCCGGTAATCAAATTGGCGCAATTATTGCAAAATATATCCTTGAAGCTCATAAACAAGCAGGAACCTTACCTGAAAATCCTGCACTTGCAAAATCTATCGTTTCAACTGAATTAGTAACAAAGATTGCAGAAAGTTACGGAGCGACTATGTTTAGTGTCCTTACCGGCTTTAAATTTATTGCTGAAAAAATCCAAGAATTTGAAGAAAAACATAATTACACTTACATGTTCGGCTTCGAAGAAAGCTTTGGTTATCTTATCAGACCATTTGTGCGTGATAAAGATGCTATCCAAGCTGTTCTAATTGTTGCTGAAATTGCGGCTTACTACCGATCCATAGGTTTGACACTGGCTGATGGTATTGATGAGATTTACAAAGAATATGGCTATTTTGCTGAAAAAACAATTTCTGTTACCTTATCAGGTGTTGATGGTGCTGCAGAAATTAAAAAGATTATGGATAAGTTTCGGAATAATGCACCAAGCCAATTTAATACCACTAATATTGTCCAAACAGAAGATTTTCAAGAGCAAACATCAACAACTAAAGGTGGTATTAAAAAACTGACAACACCACCAAGCAATGTTCTCAAGTATACATTAGCTGATGACTCTTGGATTGCTGTAAGACCTTCTGGAACAGAGCCTAAAATTAAATTTTACATCGCTACTGTAGGTGCTACCCTCTCTGATGCAGAGATAAAAATCAAAAATATTGAAGCTGAAATTAATTCCTTTGTAAAAGATTAA
- a CDS encoding S8 family serine peptidase, protein MKSKIRSKKLIMLQLSLAATSVLLTQVSSVSATESNSEAVVSKQVEQPEADNLTTESVETTEQVGKEVEVKETITEPVSEEQQKPLIDQVDPSNVKELWEKVGKGKGALIAVIDSGIEQTHDMLKPSDSSDLKYKSEEEIEAKKKERGIDRGKWVNNKLVFYHDYNSGVNSPKANNDNLYHGTHVAGVATGSMKSEKNELLMEGVAPEAQLMFLKVGETKVMSEKENLYALAIEDAIALGATAINMSFGNVGKASDELKESVHRALNAAREKGVAVVVAAGNEFAMGGSSLKPLAKNPDFGVIGTPATTDDVLTIAAYVAPETISEVFTVKANNESKELAVTVASPFPKGKELNFVYIGDGLENDYRDKDVKDKVVIVNYGGVKTSKATAELAQSKGVAGVLVHHKDYKRPLLPLNYHGQLPMGFISLEDFDYLKSLDKATLSFDRKKKLVAVPGGRQMANFSSWGLSADGNMKPDLSAPGYEIYSPSLGNTYSPMSGTSTASPHAMGIISLVQEYVKKKFSQYSPEEQLRLVKNILMSTASPIISPDDNTYYSPRLQGAGAIDAKKAITTEVFVTGTSGLSKINLGDISNTFELKVKLHNMSSQVKQFKYYATVLTDKAEDGKMTLHPKELYKTDKQEINLAPNEVKEVTITIDISKFDAELSSEMINGYFVDGFVHFDTNDGVQNALSIPFLGFKGKFADLEALDSPIYKSLEGTFYYTPEEGQDKLDFKVDGIQQIKNSHFTGLMTDFTPWSIVEGSKSEEFSAELSPEISIEDFLGSYTKEGDETVRRFHFQDGKPYLAISPNGDNNMDSLVFKGIFLRNVKDIKAQVFKNDDLTTPIWESQVTPFAQKHVNTNELKQGILERTRWAGKDSSGGTVKEGKYVYRVIYTPIAKGAKEQSVDFNILVDLTLPDLPKDISFDSEARSLTIPKGFSEDSNNTYRDRLYYKYGDEVINFIFFDRDENGQFILPTEVEDELSGEMITIDISKMDRLYYVLEDRAGNYSAITLEELLKNKENEKSNEILVGQQTPVLPKRENQLNKQKPLVKPHVPVNEEKESQNNAILLINELHITKERADSKVVNFVEGQEKVNSLPMTNDSQKTHKLLGSLSLISALILASISFFKRKLH, encoded by the coding sequence GTGAAAAGTAAAATTCGCTCGAAAAAATTAATTATGCTTCAGTTATCACTTGCTGCAACAAGTGTTTTATTAACACAAGTAAGCAGTGTATCAGCTACTGAATCAAATTCAGAAGCAGTCGTTTCAAAGCAGGTAGAGCAACCTGAAGCTGATAACTTAACAACTGAGTCAGTAGAAACTACTGAGCAGGTTGGTAAGGAAGTAGAAGTTAAAGAAACGATTACTGAACCAGTTTCTGAAGAACAACAAAAACCATTGATTGATCAAGTTGATCCTTCAAATGTTAAAGAACTTTGGGAAAAAGTTGGTAAAGGAAAAGGAGCATTAATTGCTGTCATTGATTCTGGAATTGAACAGACGCATGATATGTTAAAACCTAGTGATAGCAGTGATTTAAAATATAAAAGTGAAGAAGAAATAGAAGCTAAGAAAAAAGAGCGTGGGATTGACAGAGGAAAATGGGTAAATAATAAACTTGTTTTTTATCATGATTATAACTCGGGAGTAAACTCTCCAAAGGCTAATAATGATAATCTATATCACGGAACCCATGTTGCTGGCGTTGCCACAGGTTCAATGAAAAGTGAAAAAAATGAACTTTTAATGGAGGGAGTTGCTCCAGAAGCCCAACTAATGTTTTTAAAAGTTGGGGAAACAAAAGTTATGTCTGAAAAAGAAAATCTGTATGCTTTAGCGATTGAGGATGCAATTGCTCTTGGTGCTACAGCTATTAACATGAGTTTTGGGAATGTTGGTAAAGCCAGTGACGAATTAAAAGAGAGCGTTCATAGAGCGCTAAATGCAGCTAGAGAAAAAGGGGTAGCAGTTGTTGTTGCAGCTGGAAATGAATTTGCAATGGGAGGCTCTTCTTTAAAACCTCTAGCTAAGAATCCTGATTTTGGTGTTATTGGGACACCTGCAACGACAGATGATGTTCTTACTATTGCAGCTTATGTTGCACCAGAAACTATAAGTGAAGTTTTTACTGTTAAGGCTAACAATGAATCAAAAGAACTAGCGGTAACTGTGGCTAGTCCTTTCCCTAAAGGAAAAGAACTGAATTTTGTTTACATTGGGGATGGTTTAGAAAATGATTACCGTGATAAAGATGTCAAAGATAAGGTTGTTATTGTAAACTATGGAGGTGTTAAAACTTCAAAAGCAACTGCTGAACTTGCTCAATCTAAAGGAGTAGCTGGCGTTCTTGTTCATCACAAAGATTATAAGCGACCTCTCTTACCTTTAAATTATCATGGGCAATTACCTATGGGTTTCATCAGTCTTGAAGACTTTGACTATCTTAAGTCTTTAGACAAAGCGACTTTAAGTTTTGATCGGAAGAAAAAACTTGTAGCAGTTCCTGGTGGTAGACAAATGGCAAACTTCTCAAGTTGGGGGCTATCTGCAGACGGTAATATGAAACCTGATCTATCTGCTCCAGGCTATGAAATTTATTCTCCATCTTTGGGCAATACCTATAGTCCAATGTCTGGAACAAGTACAGCTAGTCCACACGCTATGGGCATTATTAGTCTAGTACAAGAATATGTTAAGAAAAAATTCTCTCAATATAGTCCTGAAGAGCAACTAAGATTAGTCAAAAATATTTTAATGTCAACAGCAAGTCCAATTATTAGTCCAGATGATAATACCTATTACTCACCTAGACTACAAGGCGCCGGTGCTATTGATGCTAAAAAAGCTATTACTACAGAAGTCTTTGTGACAGGAACAAGCGGTTTATCAAAAATCAATTTAGGTGATATCTCAAATACTTTTGAATTAAAAGTCAAATTACATAATATGAGCAGTCAAGTCAAGCAGTTTAAGTACTATGCAACAGTACTCACAGATAAAGCTGAAGATGGCAAAATGACACTACATCCTAAAGAATTATATAAAACAGATAAACAAGAGATTAACCTTGCTCCTAATGAGGTAAAAGAGGTTACAATCACAATTGACATTAGTAAGTTTGATGCTGAATTAAGTAGTGAAATGATTAATGGCTACTTTGTAGATGGTTTTGTTCATTTTGATACAAATGATGGGGTTCAAAATGCACTTTCAATTCCTTTCCTTGGCTTTAAAGGCAAATTTGCTGATTTAGAAGCTCTAGATAGCCCGATTTATAAGAGTCTTGAAGGTACCTTCTATTATACTCCAGAAGAAGGTCAAGATAAGTTAGACTTTAAAGTTGATGGCATTCAACAAATAAAAAATAGCCACTTTACAGGCTTGATGACAGATTTCACACCTTGGTCAATAGTAGAAGGAAGTAAATCCGAAGAGTTTTCAGCTGAACTCTCTCCAGAGATTTCTATTGAGGATTTCCTTGGTTCCTATACAAAAGAAGGTGATGAGACAGTTCGACGCTTCCATTTCCAAGATGGTAAACCATATCTCGCTATATCGCCAAATGGTGATAATAATATGGACAGTCTTGTTTTTAAAGGTATTTTCCTAAGAAATGTTAAAGATATTAAAGCACAAGTCTTTAAAAATGATGATTTAACAACTCCAATTTGGGAAAGCCAAGTTACACCATTTGCCCAAAAACACGTTAATACTAATGAATTAAAACAAGGTATTTTAGAGAGAACAAGATGGGCTGGTAAAGATTCTTCTGGCGGTACCGTGAAAGAAGGAAAATATGTTTATCGTGTAATCTATACTCCAATTGCAAAGGGAGCTAAGGAACAGTCTGTGGACTTCAATATTTTAGTCGATTTAACTTTACCAGACCTTCCTAAGGATATCAGTTTTGATTCAGAGGCAAGAAGTTTGACAATTCCAAAAGGCTTTAGCGAGGACTCAAATAATACTTACCGCGATCGTCTTTATTATAAATATGGTGATGAAGTTATTAATTTTATTTTCTTTGATAGAGATGAAAATGGTCAATTTATCTTACCAACAGAAGTTGAAGATGAGTTGAGTGGAGAAATGATTACAATTGATATTAGTAAAATGGATCGTTTATACTATGTACTAGAGGATAGAGCTGGTAATTACAGTGCTATTACACTTGAAGAATTGCTTAAAAATAAAGAAAACGAGAAATCAAATGAAATTCTTGTAGGTCAACAAACTCCAGTTTTACCTAAAAGAGAAAATCAATTAAACAAGCAAAAACCTCTTGTAAAACCACATGTCCCTGTAAATGAGGAAAAAGAGTCTCAAAACAATGCAATCTTACTTATCAACGAACTACATATAACTAAAGAACGTGCTGATTCTAAAGTAGTTAATTTTGTAGAAGGACAAGAAAAAGTAAATTCATTACCTATGACAAATGATTCACAAAAAACACATAAACTTTTAGGAAGTCTATCTCTTATTTCAGCTTTAATTTTAGCTTCGATATCATTCTTTAAAAGAAAATTACATTAA
- a CDS encoding cytidine deaminase, producing the protein MVATKLESAAIEASKYAYVPYSKFPVGAALLTSEGKLFTGCNIENASFGLTNCAERTAIFKAVSEGYKELSEIAIFGETQEPVSPCGACRQVMAEFFEPTAKVTLIAKDGRTTLTTVRDLLPYSFTDLS; encoded by the coding sequence ATGGTGGCTACTAAGCTAGAGTCTGCTGCCATTGAGGCTAGTAAATATGCTTACGTTCCCTATTCAAAATTTCCAGTAGGTGCAGCTCTATTGACAAGTGAAGGTAAACTCTTTACTGGATGTAATATTGAAAATGCTAGCTTTGGATTAACAAACTGTGCAGAGCGTACAGCGATATTTAAAGCAGTATCGGAGGGATACAAAGAATTATCTGAAATTGCCATTTTCGGGGAAACACAGGAACCGGTTTCTCCCTGTGGTGCTTGTCGCCAAGTAATGGCTGAATTTTTTGAACCCACCGCCAAGGTAACACTTATCGCTAAAGATGGTCGTACTACTTTGACAACGGTGAGGGATCTGCTTCCATATTCTTTTACAGATTTATCTTAA